One part of the Candidatus Aquiluna sp. UB-MaderosW2red genome encodes these proteins:
- a CDS encoding helix-turn-helix transcriptional regulator translates to MRFTPRILGLVVSQARKEAGLTQQQLAQRLQVSRKWLSSLENGKEDVNLRLAHNVLSELGYSLRLEKQVSLDEKEASSQEALAPNKKPAVR, encoded by the coding sequence ATGAGATTCACGCCCAGAATATTGGGACTTGTGGTTAGCCAAGCTCGCAAAGAGGCCGGGCTCACACAGCAGCAGTTGGCGCAACGTCTGCAAGTCTCCAGAAAATGGTTGAGTTCACTTGAAAACGGCAAAGAAGATGTGAATCTGAGACTGGCTCATAATGTCCTGTCCGAGCTTGGATACTCCCTCAGGCTCGAAAAACAAGTCTCGCTGGATGAAAAAGAGGCTAGCTCTCAAGAAGCCCTAGCGCCGAATAAGAAGCCAGCAGTCAGATGA